The Methanocaldococcus jannaschii DSM 2661 genome has a segment encoding these proteins:
- a CDS encoding DUF61 family protein: protein MIILVMSMRDVEKIIKGIIKDMNPRFKRKTLRELLSEEKPHVIINGKRHRIKRRELEFLKEIASEDLKIPIVLEVDSSLGGAIKISGKEEVKVISKILGKEIDIFSEKDVMYIYKPELKIVRKELPTTTQLIFKLSLFD, encoded by the coding sequence ATGATTATCCTTGTGATGAGTATGAGAGATGTAGAAAAGATTATAAAAGGAATAATAAAAGATATGAATCCAAGGTTTAAAAGGAAAACTTTAAGAGAGTTATTGAGTGAAGAAAAACCACATGTAATAATAAACGGTAAAAGGCATAGGATAAAAAGGAGAGAGCTTGAGTTTTTAAAAGAGATAGCAAGTGAAGATTTAAAAATCCCTATTGTTTTAGAGGTTGATTCCTCTTTAGGAGGGGCTATAAAAATCAGTGGAAAAGAAGAAGTAAAAGTTATATCAAAGATTTTGGGGAAAGAGATTGATATTTTTTCAGAGAAGGATGTAATGTATATATATAAACCAGAACTAAAGATTGTTAGAAAAGAACTGCCGACAACAACACAGCTTATATTTAAATTATCTTTATTTGACTAA